The Haemorhous mexicanus isolate bHaeMex1 chromosome 5, bHaeMex1.pri, whole genome shotgun sequence genome contains a region encoding:
- the RESF1 gene encoding retroelement silencing factor 1 isoform X2 produces MDWNVRPVQNADANTNLQSEGACFTQLLPNGHGFPQTNANSSKNACTHAENNQIMYMPTVNVAFPAVNAEGFKTSDQTSPGASVTGNNFFMSKYSVKRHQQMYGTGLKPPIQNSALRPEMTPTSWPVSNPYSYPCRNVPPLSSQVNTGNNVRNVLGEPQYTNTNAYMAQPEMLQHNSLRLATLHQGGIHPQNNSFPLSTSGQHVQPQIFNSNNQCKVLYSVNQNTGTNVQLPPFQQSQMASEAPRGCSAPSLLPANCVSRPAAQSSMGVPHEMQNVPSGYNVNQQRCPLDPKNAPGFNSIQQHCQKQQSGEVSQSIRNVCNPSGSVTANRSFSESSVSSPGIPKELLDVVKEIEALSSKPLSDPASVPESQTSSLMNGPVNAQLSSAAARHGVGITKERLAWEAEKLKCLKKRVVLLETVHNYKKKIYHEKSTHSLPPSYPCSPPNCLPCVPKQNVQPPPSEAVRTERPTFMVSHEERNDKNLASADNRRLEVTQSSSQVKQGSLSSSFTPIPSHSKVPAQFNNPESTLEQRDVHALASSQGAVSSSNSASCFTPAGSSVRAASKTLQIGPENSSFLQFVLSSTNALKEKTAGATADKILTNLLCSEKPLLDTSVSSGSLLKDTSEKNVESLKDEQASVAHTNSAASETTASGDAQLQTEVAQKKTLFTENPSCSQSNCSYYMEELVACLRLWGKYPPESVSVENKQSNESSTANQISPSDQNTKKGEKNTVLDSMDEAVLPVTTTSVGQKLDTLTSNLMKNFEPQVAVVSPLVLSEQRALSEQAGKIPTPEGKTYPVINSGSTCSLQEDGENGLSLASPARRTIENAWSSPSDCVLEQIVESHLQQIKVGDENQRKVSQSAQDVRKNLELGLQNKVPLPESGTNFCSQISQEGTRDHEDKQAVLEAGDTATALLENDMFCISSVCSLVEGDKFYNPQIAGMFKSVYETQASEGNTSGARQKEQHLDLNKTELSNNTAQKESLLLKMLEESSSHSEKESSGNPPKAVSTSEQNMSFKASSKHPENSLESLANINQKLAQNSLDSSISITAKTNAPAVPGDHSKQNSMPSKNSMEKDVNFFGAKLSKYLKDQLLALVNEFPYGIEGADMLTKEAAQNRSVAEGTENQSQKEVKICDKNSHLKDPVNQTKVAVLRSDQVQELSPGHNQCSSSDSMREVSQQSEEASGDKDNLEGSVQPSQELCEKEKTPQETSNPSEKSEDHSLMGGVAVACKTSHCPSQLETSGSEKNDCQLSKAENTDSAETEEKTSQLDALKKENCAVGEDLTISEKIPDSISKNKDICKYTSEMNKKPRLKVDNEYKLSTIEQEKMGPVNSFENQDADKCKSSSLKEHLQIDKGIQVSSKEFKSFKKEHQTVSQELTEKTDHTYADNMAKSSIKKERVFKTESLSKDTTKSDLTMKSKTDIHQSVKSETVEIKHSEVSQGQKIVTCEENSAEEQNCREQKEVLRQDVGISVKVQAKLPAEIKHKKLSSYQADAVKFSDSSSTVDFKSRHTKYSQHKSVKVHPLQEQPYKRKMKENMVGKREFKKAKLEEEGLKQSEGKSSKQLAHNCLLNADKAKKLNGENGWKPRSSLADCSVLKLQRKRARSSSMSKNFFSSKERHLDGQNKDKCSEKMFPDKNLLYLNRRNNRLKLHLQKEPKKHYLNRVAFKRTAQERISLTKLETSPVRPVWHRTTKVSQSSNSKKDVAVSTVEKSCKQELLEFKLCPEILFGNPAPGEESLAAKNSPERDKVVVEGVKSKKEDWLKCEPVKQKKLEEISTGEVTSECPI; encoded by the exons atgGACTGGAATGTAAGGCCAGTCCAGAATGCTGATGCAAATACAAACCTGCAAAGTGAAGGAGCATGTTTCACTCAGTTACTTCCTAATGGACATGGCTTTCCTCAGACAAATGCCAACTCCTCTAAAAATGCATGCACTCATGCTGAAAATAACCAGATCATGTATATGCCAACTGTAAATGTTGCCTTCCCTGCTGTAAATGCTGAAGGATTCAAAACTTCAGATCAAACCTCACCAGGAGCATCTGTTACtggtaataatttttttatgtcaAAATACTCAGTTAAAAGACATCAGCAGATGTACGGAACAGGTCTGAAACCTCCCATTCAGAATTCCGCTTTGCGACCAGAGATGACTCCGACTTCTTGGCCAGTCTCTAATCCCTACAGTTATCCCTGCAGGAATGTACCCCCCCTGTCCTCCCAAGTGAACACAGGGAATAATGTAAGGAACGTGCTTGGGGAGCCCCAGTACACCAACACCAATGCTTACATGGCACAGccagaaatgctgcagcatAATTCCCTGAGACTTGCAACACTGCATCAAGGTGGCATTCATCCCCAGAataattcttttcctctttctacTTCCGGGCAACATGTCCAACCCCAAATATTTAATTCCAATAATCAGTGTAAAGTTTTGTATTCAGTGAATCAAAATACCGGGACAAATGTACAGCTGCCACCATTTCAGCAGAGTCAGATGGCCTCAGAAGCTCCTAGAGGATGTTCAGCACCCTCTTTGTTGCCTGCCAACTGTGTTTCAAGGCCTGCAGCACAATCTTCAATGGGTGTACCACACGAAATGCAAAATGTACCCAGTGGATACAACGTTAACCAGCAGAGGTGCCCGCTGGATCCAAAAAATGCTCCTGGGTTTAACAGTATTCAGCAACACTGTCAGAAGCAGCAATCTGGAGAAGTCAGTCAATCCATCAGGAATGTCTGTAATCCAAGTGGAAGTGTGACAGCAAATCGGTCTTTTAGTGAAAGTTCTGTGTCATCTCCTGGCATTCCCAAAGAACTGCTTGATGTTGTGAAAGAAATAGAAGCTCTTTCTTCAAAGCCCCTGAGTGATCCTGCTTCTGTTCCAGAGAGCCAGACTAGTAGTTTGATGAATGGGCCTGTTAATGCTCAgctttcctcagcagcagcaagacaTGGAGTAGGAATTACAAAGGAAAGACTTGCTTGGGAAgctgaaaagctgaaatgtCTTAAAAAAAGGGTTGTCCTGCTTGAAACGGTtcataattataaaaaaaaaatctatcatgAAAAAAGTACTCATTCTCTTCCTCCTAGTTATCCATGTTCTCCTCCTAATTGTCTTCCATGTGTGCCCAAACAAAATGTACAGCCTCCCCCATCTGAAGCAGTGAGGACAGAGAGACCCACTTTCATGGTTTCACATGAAGAAAGAAATGACAAAAACCTAGCCAGTGCTGATAACAGAAGATTGGAGGTGACTCAAAGTAGCTCTCAGGTGAAGCAGGGAAGTCTTTCATCAAGCTTCACTCCTATTCCCTCTCACAGCAAAGTCCCAGCTCAATTTAATAATCCTGAGAGCACCTTGGAACAAAGGGATGTGCATGCCTTGGCCTCTTCTCAAGGAGCTGTGAGTTCCTCAAACAGTGCTTCGTGTTTTActccagcagggagctctgtCAGGGCTGCATCAAAGACTCTGCAAATTGGCCCTGAGAACTCATCATTTCTTCAGTTTGTATTGAGCAGCACAAATGCCCTGAAAGAGAAGACAGCTGGTGCTACTGCTGATAAAATACTGACAAATCTCCTGTGTAGTGAAAAACCACTGCTTGATACATCTGTCTCGAGTGGAAGCTTGCTAAAAGACACCAGTGAGAAGAATGTAGAAAGTCTGAAAGACGAGCAGGCATCTGTGGCTCACACAAACTCTGCTGCATCAGAAACAACTGCATCTGGTGATGCTCAATTGCAGACTGAGGTAGCTCAGAAAAAAACACTATTTACTGAAAATCCATCCTGTAGCCAGAGCAATTGTAGTTACTATATGGAGGAGCTGGTTGCATGCCTGCGCCTGTGGGGGAAATACCCACCAGAATCTGTAAGTGTGGAAAATAAACAGTCAAATGAAAGCTCCACAGCAAATCAGATTTCACCCTCTGACCAAAACacaaagaagggagaaaaaaatactgtgctAGATAGCATGGATGAGGCTGTTTTGCCTGTAACAACTACCTCTGTGGGACAAAAACTTGATACGTTGACTTCAAATTTGATGAAAAATTTTGAACCTCAAGTTGCAGTTGTCTCTCCTTTAGTACTTAGTGAACAGAGAGCACTAAGTGAGCAGGCAGGCAAGATCCCAACACCTGAAGGTAAAACCTATCCAGTGATCAACTCAGGGAGCACATGTAGCTTGCAAGAAGATGGGGAAAATGGTTTAAGTTTGGCAAGTCCTGCCAGAAGAACAATAGAAAATGCTTGGTCATCACCCAGTGATTGTGTTCTGGAACAAATAGTGGAGTCGCATTTGCAACAGATCAAAGTAGGTGATGAAAACCAAAGGAAAGTTAGTCAATCTGCACAAGATGTGAGAAAAAATCTGGAGCTTGGATTACAAAACAAGGTTCCTCTTCCTGAATCAGGCACAAATTTTTGTAGTCAAATCTCCCAGGAAGGTACAAGAGACCATGAAGACAAGCAGGCTGTGTTAGAGGCAGGAGAtacagccacagctctgctggaaaatgACATGTTTTGTATTTCTAGTGTATGCTCTCTTGTTGAAGGTGATAAATTCTATAACCCACAAATAGCAGGCATGTTCAAGTCAGTCTATGAGACACAGGCATCAGAAGGAAATACATCTGGTGCAAGGCAAAAGGAACAACATCTGGACTTGAATAAAACTGAGCTGAGCAATAACACTGCCCAGAAAGAGAGCTTGCTGCTAAAGATGTTGGAAGAATCATCAAGTCATTCGGAGAAGGAAAGCAGTGGCAATCCTCCTAAAGCAGTTTCTACCTCTGAACAAAACATGTCATTCAAGGCATCTTCCAAGCATCCTGAAAATTCCTTAGAAAGTCTTGCTAATATAAATCAAAAGTTAGCTCAAAATTCACTGGATTCCTCTATCAGCATAACTGCTAAAACAAATGCACCCGCTGTTCCAGGAGACCACAGTAAACAAAATTCCATGCCCAGTAAAAATAGCATGGAAAAGGATGTGAACTTTTTTGGAGCAAAACTGAGTAAATATCTAAAAGATCAACTGCTTGCTCTAGTGAATGAGTTTCCATATGGCATTGAAGGTGCTGATATGCTAACAAAAGAAGCAGCACAAAATCGTTCAGTGGCTGAAGGGACAGAGAATCAATCTCAAAAAGAGGTTAAAATTTGTGACAAGAATTCTCATTTGAAGGACCCAGTAAATCAGACTAAAGTTGCAGTGTTAAGATCTGATCAGGTTCAAGAACTGTCTCCTGGGCACAACCAGTGTTCCTCTAGTGACAGCATGAGAGAAGTGAGTCAACAGTCAGAAGAGGCTTCAGGCGACAAGGACAACCTTGAAGGCAGTGTCCAGCCTAGTCAGGAGCTatgtgagaaggaaaaaaccccacaagaaACTTCTAACCCCAGTGAAAAAAGTGAAGATCATTCTTTAATGGGTGGTGTAGCTGTAGCATGTAAAACATCACATTGTCCATCTCAATTAGAAACATCTGGTTCAGAGAAAAATGATTGTCAGctttcaaaagctgaaaatactgactctgcagagacagaagaaaaaaccaGTCAACTGGATGCcttgaaaaaggaaaactgtgCAGTGGGAGAAGACCTGacaatttctgaaaaaatcccagaCAGTATTAGCAAAAATAAGGATATTTGCAAATACACTTctgaaatgaacaaaaaaccTAGGCTGAAGGTGGATAATGAATACAAACTGTCTACAATagagcaggaaaaaatgggaCCAGTTAATTCCTTTGAAAATCAGGATGCTGATAAatgcaaaagcagcagtttgAAGGAACACCTGCAAATTGACAAAGGAATCCAAGTGTCAAGTAAAGAATTTAAATCTTTCAAAAAAGAGCACCAGACAGTCTCCCAAGAGTTAACAGAAAAGACTGATCATACATATGCAGACAACATGGCAAAGTCGTCCATAAAGAAGGAGAGAGTTTTCAAAACTGAGTCCCTTTCAAAAGATACAACCAAATCAGATCTGACCATGAAATCCAAAACAGACATTCACCAATCTGTGAAGTCAGAAACAGTTGAAATTAAGCATTCTGAAGTCAGTCAAGGACAAAAAATTGTAACTTGTGAAGAGAACTCAGCTGAAGAACAAAACTGTAGGGAACAAAAGGAGGTGCTTAGGCAAGATGTAGGAATTAGTGTCAAAGTGCAAGCAAAATTAccagcagaaataaaacataaaaaattgAGTAGTTACCAAGCTGATGCTGTAAAATTCTCAGATAGTAGTAGCACTGTAGACTTCAAATCAAGACACACAAAATATTCTCAGCATAAATCTGTGAAAGTTCATCCTTTGCAAGAGCAGCCATACAAACGGAAGATGAAGGAAAATATGGTTGGGAAGAGAGAATTTAAGAAAGCAAAGCTAGAAGAGGAAGGACTGAAACAATCCGAAGGAAAGAGTTCTAAGCAGCTTGCACACAATTGTTTGCTAAATGCTGACAAAGCTAAAAAACTGAATGGAGAAAATGGTTGGAAACCAAGGAGTTCCTTAGCAGATTGCTCTGTGCTtaaactgcagagaaaaaggGCTCGATCTTCTAGCATGTCTAAAAACTTCTTTTCTAGCAAAGAAAGACATCTCGATGGTCAAAACAAAGACAAGTGCTCTGAGAAAATGTTTCCTGATAAAAATCTTCTATACCTAAACAGAAGAAATAACAGACTAAAGCTGCATCTTCAAAAGGAACCAAAAAAACACTACCTGAACAGAGTGGCATTTAAACGTACGGCACAGGAGCGCATCTCTCTGACAAAATTAGAGACATCACCTGTCAGACCTGTCTGGCATAGAACCACCAAAGTGTCACAAAGCAGCAACTCAAAAAAAGATGTGGCTGTCTCAACAGTTGAGAAATCATGCAAACAGGAACTCCTTGAGTTCAAGCTGTGTCCAGAGATACTGTTCGGGAATCCAGCCCCTGGTGAAGAAAGCTTAGCTGCAAAGAATTCTCCAGAAAGAGATAAAGTCGTTGTAGAAG gtGTCAAGAGTAAAAAAGAAGATTGGTTAAAATGTGAACCAGTGAAGCAAAAGAAACTGGAAGAGATCTCTACAGGTGAAGTGACTTCTGAATGTCCCATTTGA
- the RESF1 gene encoding retroelement silencing factor 1 isoform X1, with the protein MDWNVRPVQNADANTNLQSEGACFTQLLPNGHGFPQTNANSSKNACTHAENNQIMYMPTVNVAFPAVNAEGFKTSDQTSPGASVTGNNFFMSKYSVKRHQQMYGTGLKPPIQNSALRPEMTPTSWPVSNPYSYPCRNVPPLSSQVNTGNNVRNVLGEPQYTNTNAYMAQPEMLQHNSLRLATLHQGGIHPQNNSFPLSTSGQHVQPQIFNSNNQCKVLYSVNQNTGTNVQLPPFQQSQMASEAPRGCSAPSLLPANCVSRPAAQSSMGVPHEMQNVPSGYNVNQQRCPLDPKNAPGFNSIQQHCQKQQSGEVSQSIRNVCNPSGSVTANRSFSESSVSSPGIPKELLDVVKEIEALSSKPLSDPASVPESQTSSLMNGPVNAQLSSAAARHGVGITKERLAWEAEKLKCLKKRVVLLETVHNYKKKIYHEKSTHSLPPSYPCSPPNCLPCVPKQNVQPPPSEAVRTERPTFMVSHEERNDKNLASADNRRLEVTQSSSQVKQGSLSSSFTPIPSHSKVPAQFNNPESTLEQRDVHALASSQGAVSSSNSASCFTPAGSSVRAASKTLQIGPENSSFLQFVLSSTNALKEKTAGATADKILTNLLCSEKPLLDTSVSSGSLLKDTSEKNVESLKDEQASVAHTNSAASETTASGDAQLQTEVAQKKTLFTENPSCSQSNCSYYMEELVACLRLWGKYPPESVSVENKQSNESSTANQISPSDQNTKKGEKNTVLDSMDEAVLPVTTTSVGQKLDTLTSNLMKNFEPQVAVVSPLVLSEQRALSEQAGKIPTPEGKTYPVINSGSTCSLQEDGENGLSLASPARRTIENAWSSPSDCVLEQIVESHLQQIKVGDENQRKVSQSAQDVRKNLELGLQNKVPLPESGTNFCSQISQEGTRDHEDKQAVLEAGDTATALLENDMFCISSVCSLVEGDKFYNPQIAGMFKSVYETQASEGNTSGARQKEQHLDLNKTELSNNTAQKESLLLKMLEESSSHSEKESSGNPPKAVSTSEQNMSFKASSKHPENSLESLANINQKLAQNSLDSSISITAKTNAPAVPGDHSKQNSMPSKNSMEKDVNFFGAKLSKYLKDQLLALVNEFPYGIEGADMLTKEAAQNRSVAEGTENQSQKEVKICDKNSHLKDPVNQTKVAVLRSDQVQELSPGHNQCSSSDSMREVSQQSEEASGDKDNLEGSVQPSQELCEKEKTPQETSNPSEKSEDHSLMGGVAVACKTSHCPSQLETSGSEKNDCQLSKAENTDSAETEEKTSQLDALKKENCAVGEDLTISEKIPDSISKNKDICKYTSEMNKKPRLKVDNEYKLSTIEQEKMGPVNSFENQDADKCKSSSLKEHLQIDKGIQVSSKEFKSFKKEHQTVSQELTEKTDHTYADNMAKSSIKKERVFKTESLSKDTTKSDLTMKSKTDIHQSVKSETVEIKHSEVSQGQKIVTCEENSAEEQNCREQKEVLRQDVGISVKVQAKLPAEIKHKKLSSYQADAVKFSDSSSTVDFKSRHTKYSQHKSVKVHPLQEQPYKRKMKENMVGKREFKKAKLEEEGLKQSEGKSSKQLAHNCLLNADKAKKLNGENGWKPRSSLADCSVLKLQRKRARSSSMSKNFFSSKERHLDGQNKDKCSEKMFPDKNLLYLNRRNNRLKLHLQKEPKKHYLNRVAFKRTAQERISLTKLETSPVRPVWHRTTKVSQSSNSKKDVAVSTVEKSCKQELLEFKLCPEILFGNPAPGEESLAAKNSPERDKVVVEGVKSKKEDWLKCEPVKQKKLEEISTAEDSIPLDTAIQILEGDGETLHIPVKDSKEMFQTYRKMYLEKKMQKS; encoded by the exons atgGACTGGAATGTAAGGCCAGTCCAGAATGCTGATGCAAATACAAACCTGCAAAGTGAAGGAGCATGTTTCACTCAGTTACTTCCTAATGGACATGGCTTTCCTCAGACAAATGCCAACTCCTCTAAAAATGCATGCACTCATGCTGAAAATAACCAGATCATGTATATGCCAACTGTAAATGTTGCCTTCCCTGCTGTAAATGCTGAAGGATTCAAAACTTCAGATCAAACCTCACCAGGAGCATCTGTTACtggtaataatttttttatgtcaAAATACTCAGTTAAAAGACATCAGCAGATGTACGGAACAGGTCTGAAACCTCCCATTCAGAATTCCGCTTTGCGACCAGAGATGACTCCGACTTCTTGGCCAGTCTCTAATCCCTACAGTTATCCCTGCAGGAATGTACCCCCCCTGTCCTCCCAAGTGAACACAGGGAATAATGTAAGGAACGTGCTTGGGGAGCCCCAGTACACCAACACCAATGCTTACATGGCACAGccagaaatgctgcagcatAATTCCCTGAGACTTGCAACACTGCATCAAGGTGGCATTCATCCCCAGAataattcttttcctctttctacTTCCGGGCAACATGTCCAACCCCAAATATTTAATTCCAATAATCAGTGTAAAGTTTTGTATTCAGTGAATCAAAATACCGGGACAAATGTACAGCTGCCACCATTTCAGCAGAGTCAGATGGCCTCAGAAGCTCCTAGAGGATGTTCAGCACCCTCTTTGTTGCCTGCCAACTGTGTTTCAAGGCCTGCAGCACAATCTTCAATGGGTGTACCACACGAAATGCAAAATGTACCCAGTGGATACAACGTTAACCAGCAGAGGTGCCCGCTGGATCCAAAAAATGCTCCTGGGTTTAACAGTATTCAGCAACACTGTCAGAAGCAGCAATCTGGAGAAGTCAGTCAATCCATCAGGAATGTCTGTAATCCAAGTGGAAGTGTGACAGCAAATCGGTCTTTTAGTGAAAGTTCTGTGTCATCTCCTGGCATTCCCAAAGAACTGCTTGATGTTGTGAAAGAAATAGAAGCTCTTTCTTCAAAGCCCCTGAGTGATCCTGCTTCTGTTCCAGAGAGCCAGACTAGTAGTTTGATGAATGGGCCTGTTAATGCTCAgctttcctcagcagcagcaagacaTGGAGTAGGAATTACAAAGGAAAGACTTGCTTGGGAAgctgaaaagctgaaatgtCTTAAAAAAAGGGTTGTCCTGCTTGAAACGGTtcataattataaaaaaaaaatctatcatgAAAAAAGTACTCATTCTCTTCCTCCTAGTTATCCATGTTCTCCTCCTAATTGTCTTCCATGTGTGCCCAAACAAAATGTACAGCCTCCCCCATCTGAAGCAGTGAGGACAGAGAGACCCACTTTCATGGTTTCACATGAAGAAAGAAATGACAAAAACCTAGCCAGTGCTGATAACAGAAGATTGGAGGTGACTCAAAGTAGCTCTCAGGTGAAGCAGGGAAGTCTTTCATCAAGCTTCACTCCTATTCCCTCTCACAGCAAAGTCCCAGCTCAATTTAATAATCCTGAGAGCACCTTGGAACAAAGGGATGTGCATGCCTTGGCCTCTTCTCAAGGAGCTGTGAGTTCCTCAAACAGTGCTTCGTGTTTTActccagcagggagctctgtCAGGGCTGCATCAAAGACTCTGCAAATTGGCCCTGAGAACTCATCATTTCTTCAGTTTGTATTGAGCAGCACAAATGCCCTGAAAGAGAAGACAGCTGGTGCTACTGCTGATAAAATACTGACAAATCTCCTGTGTAGTGAAAAACCACTGCTTGATACATCTGTCTCGAGTGGAAGCTTGCTAAAAGACACCAGTGAGAAGAATGTAGAAAGTCTGAAAGACGAGCAGGCATCTGTGGCTCACACAAACTCTGCTGCATCAGAAACAACTGCATCTGGTGATGCTCAATTGCAGACTGAGGTAGCTCAGAAAAAAACACTATTTACTGAAAATCCATCCTGTAGCCAGAGCAATTGTAGTTACTATATGGAGGAGCTGGTTGCATGCCTGCGCCTGTGGGGGAAATACCCACCAGAATCTGTAAGTGTGGAAAATAAACAGTCAAATGAAAGCTCCACAGCAAATCAGATTTCACCCTCTGACCAAAACacaaagaagggagaaaaaaatactgtgctAGATAGCATGGATGAGGCTGTTTTGCCTGTAACAACTACCTCTGTGGGACAAAAACTTGATACGTTGACTTCAAATTTGATGAAAAATTTTGAACCTCAAGTTGCAGTTGTCTCTCCTTTAGTACTTAGTGAACAGAGAGCACTAAGTGAGCAGGCAGGCAAGATCCCAACACCTGAAGGTAAAACCTATCCAGTGATCAACTCAGGGAGCACATGTAGCTTGCAAGAAGATGGGGAAAATGGTTTAAGTTTGGCAAGTCCTGCCAGAAGAACAATAGAAAATGCTTGGTCATCACCCAGTGATTGTGTTCTGGAACAAATAGTGGAGTCGCATTTGCAACAGATCAAAGTAGGTGATGAAAACCAAAGGAAAGTTAGTCAATCTGCACAAGATGTGAGAAAAAATCTGGAGCTTGGATTACAAAACAAGGTTCCTCTTCCTGAATCAGGCACAAATTTTTGTAGTCAAATCTCCCAGGAAGGTACAAGAGACCATGAAGACAAGCAGGCTGTGTTAGAGGCAGGAGAtacagccacagctctgctggaaaatgACATGTTTTGTATTTCTAGTGTATGCTCTCTTGTTGAAGGTGATAAATTCTATAACCCACAAATAGCAGGCATGTTCAAGTCAGTCTATGAGACACAGGCATCAGAAGGAAATACATCTGGTGCAAGGCAAAAGGAACAACATCTGGACTTGAATAAAACTGAGCTGAGCAATAACACTGCCCAGAAAGAGAGCTTGCTGCTAAAGATGTTGGAAGAATCATCAAGTCATTCGGAGAAGGAAAGCAGTGGCAATCCTCCTAAAGCAGTTTCTACCTCTGAACAAAACATGTCATTCAAGGCATCTTCCAAGCATCCTGAAAATTCCTTAGAAAGTCTTGCTAATATAAATCAAAAGTTAGCTCAAAATTCACTGGATTCCTCTATCAGCATAACTGCTAAAACAAATGCACCCGCTGTTCCAGGAGACCACAGTAAACAAAATTCCATGCCCAGTAAAAATAGCATGGAAAAGGATGTGAACTTTTTTGGAGCAAAACTGAGTAAATATCTAAAAGATCAACTGCTTGCTCTAGTGAATGAGTTTCCATATGGCATTGAAGGTGCTGATATGCTAACAAAAGAAGCAGCACAAAATCGTTCAGTGGCTGAAGGGACAGAGAATCAATCTCAAAAAGAGGTTAAAATTTGTGACAAGAATTCTCATTTGAAGGACCCAGTAAATCAGACTAAAGTTGCAGTGTTAAGATCTGATCAGGTTCAAGAACTGTCTCCTGGGCACAACCAGTGTTCCTCTAGTGACAGCATGAGAGAAGTGAGTCAACAGTCAGAAGAGGCTTCAGGCGACAAGGACAACCTTGAAGGCAGTGTCCAGCCTAGTCAGGAGCTatgtgagaaggaaaaaaccccacaagaaACTTCTAACCCCAGTGAAAAAAGTGAAGATCATTCTTTAATGGGTGGTGTAGCTGTAGCATGTAAAACATCACATTGTCCATCTCAATTAGAAACATCTGGTTCAGAGAAAAATGATTGTCAGctttcaaaagctgaaaatactgactctgcagagacagaagaaaaaaccaGTCAACTGGATGCcttgaaaaaggaaaactgtgCAGTGGGAGAAGACCTGacaatttctgaaaaaatcccagaCAGTATTAGCAAAAATAAGGATATTTGCAAATACACTTctgaaatgaacaaaaaaccTAGGCTGAAGGTGGATAATGAATACAAACTGTCTACAATagagcaggaaaaaatgggaCCAGTTAATTCCTTTGAAAATCAGGATGCTGATAAatgcaaaagcagcagtttgAAGGAACACCTGCAAATTGACAAAGGAATCCAAGTGTCAAGTAAAGAATTTAAATCTTTCAAAAAAGAGCACCAGACAGTCTCCCAAGAGTTAACAGAAAAGACTGATCATACATATGCAGACAACATGGCAAAGTCGTCCATAAAGAAGGAGAGAGTTTTCAAAACTGAGTCCCTTTCAAAAGATACAACCAAATCAGATCTGACCATGAAATCCAAAACAGACATTCACCAATCTGTGAAGTCAGAAACAGTTGAAATTAAGCATTCTGAAGTCAGTCAAGGACAAAAAATTGTAACTTGTGAAGAGAACTCAGCTGAAGAACAAAACTGTAGGGAACAAAAGGAGGTGCTTAGGCAAGATGTAGGAATTAGTGTCAAAGTGCAAGCAAAATTAccagcagaaataaaacataaaaaattgAGTAGTTACCAAGCTGATGCTGTAAAATTCTCAGATAGTAGTAGCACTGTAGACTTCAAATCAAGACACACAAAATATTCTCAGCATAAATCTGTGAAAGTTCATCCTTTGCAAGAGCAGCCATACAAACGGAAGATGAAGGAAAATATGGTTGGGAAGAGAGAATTTAAGAAAGCAAAGCTAGAAGAGGAAGGACTGAAACAATCCGAAGGAAAGAGTTCTAAGCAGCTTGCACACAATTGTTTGCTAAATGCTGACAAAGCTAAAAAACTGAATGGAGAAAATGGTTGGAAACCAAGGAGTTCCTTAGCAGATTGCTCTGTGCTtaaactgcagagaaaaaggGCTCGATCTTCTAGCATGTCTAAAAACTTCTTTTCTAGCAAAGAAAGACATCTCGATGGTCAAAACAAAGACAAGTGCTCTGAGAAAATGTTTCCTGATAAAAATCTTCTATACCTAAACAGAAGAAATAACAGACTAAAGCTGCATCTTCAAAAGGAACCAAAAAAACACTACCTGAACAGAGTGGCATTTAAACGTACGGCACAGGAGCGCATCTCTCTGACAAAATTAGAGACATCACCTGTCAGACCTGTCTGGCATAGAACCACCAAAGTGTCACAAAGCAGCAACTCAAAAAAAGATGTGGCTGTCTCAACAGTTGAGAAATCATGCAAACAGGAACTCCTTGAGTTCAAGCTGTGTCCAGAGATACTGTTCGGGAATCCAGCCCCTGGTGAAGAAAGCTTAGCTGCAAAGAATTCTCCAGAAAGAGATAAAGTCGTTGTAGAAG gtGTCAAGAGTAAAAAAGAAGATTGGTTAAAATGTGAACCAGTGAAGCAAAAGAAACTGGAAGAGATCTCTACAG CTGAGGACAGTATTCCCCTTGATACAGCTATACAGATCCTGGAAGGAGATGGAGAGACTCTTCACATTCCTGTCAAAGACTCAAAAGAGATGTTTCAGACCTACAGGAAAATGTATCTggaaaaaaagatgcaaaagtCTTGA